AAAGTTATAATCAATTACATCAGAAAAATGCTCAACAAGAAAATCATTTACTATCATTCCAATGCTACAAGGAAAAAGTTTTCCTTTATCAGCACCAAATATTTCTGTTTTTATTTCTTCAATTACTTCATCATTTTTGAGAAACAATAATTTGTAATCACGTTTTTCCCCATCTCTGTAATCTTTAATTACATAATCTCTTTTTTGAATAGTTGAGATTGTAGGAGCATAAGTAGAAGGACGACCGATTCCTAATTCTTCCATCTTTTTTACTAAAGATGCTTCTGTAAATCTAAATGGAGGACGAGTAAATCTTTGTGTTGCCTTGGCAATTTGTAATCTCAATTTTTCACCTTCTGAGATTGGAGGTAATAAAGTAGCTTTTTTATCAGAAGACTCTTCATCATCCCTTGACTCTATATATAGTTTTAGAAATCCGTCAAATTTAATTACTTCACCGCTTGCAATAAAAAGAGCAGGATTATTTGAGTTTTTAATTTTTACATTTGTTTTTTCAATTTTAGCATCTGCCATTTGAGAAGCAATTGTTCTTTTCCATATTAAATTATATAATTTTGCTTCACGTGAATCAAGGCTAATATTCTTTATAGACATATTTGTTGGTCTGATAGCCTCATGTGCTTCCTGTGCACCTTTTGTTTTAGTTTTAAAGTTTCTGGGTTTTGAGTATTCCTTTCCAAACTCTTCAATAACAGTTTCTTTAGCACTGTCTATTGCTAATGGCGAAAGCCTTAGTGAATCTGTTCTCATGTACGTTATATGACCTGCTTCGTACAAAGACTGAGCAAGACGCATGGTTTGAGAAACTGAAAAATACAATTTACGCGATGCTTCCTGCTGAAGAGTAGAAGTTATAAAGGGAGGTGAAGGAGATTTTTTTGCATCTTTTTTCTCAATATTATTTATTGTAAACTCTGCTCCTTTGCTATCTTCAAGAAATGATTTTGCTTCTTCATAACTATCAAACCTTTTGTTTAGGTCAGCATGAAGTATAGCATTCTTATTATCTTTTCCTGAAATAATAAATTCGGCTACAACTTTATAAAAAGTTGTTGGTTTAAATTTTAAAATATCTCTTTCCCTATCAACAATCAATCGTACTGCAACAGATTGCACTCTACCTGCCGATAATTTTGGTTTAACTTTTTTCCATAAAACAGGAGACAGCTTAAAACCAACAAGTCTATCAAGAATTCTTCTTGCTTGTTGAGCATTTACGATATTGTTACTTATTGACCTTGGAGTTTTTATCGCTTCAAGTATTGCATTTTTTGTAATTTCATGAAATACTATTCTCTTTGTTTTATCTTCTTTCAATTTCAACAATGAAGCTAAATGCCAAGAGATAGCTTCTCCTTCACGGTCTTCATCAGTTGCGAGCCAAACCATTTCAGATTTTTTTGCAGCCTTCTCTATTTCAGCAATCAGCTTTTTCTTTTCACTTAAAATCTGATAATTAGGTTCAAAATTGTTATCAATATCAATTGAAAGTTCTTTTGGAGAAAGATCTCTAACATGTCCGTTGCATGACTTAACAGTAAATTCTTTTCCTAAAAATTTCTCTATAGTTTTTGCTTTTGCAGGTGACTCAACTATTACTAAGTTTTTGCTCATAATTTTTCTTTCCTCTACTTTTATAGTCTATTAAATTCTTTTGGAAATTGATGAATTTCATCTGTACAAAATAAATATCGTTTTTAATATTGCTTATTTCCTGTCAAATTTAACAATTCTTTTTTTTCATTAATATTAATATAGAAAGATTTGAAAAAAGCATTTTCAAAAATGTTATATGATATTAATGTTTGTTTTTTCATTTTTAGTACTTATAATTTTCG
The sequence above is a segment of the Bacteroidota bacterium genome. Coding sequences within it:
- the topA gene encoding type I DNA topoisomerase translates to MSKNLVIVESPAKAKTIEKFLGKEFTVKSCNGHVRDLSPKELSIDIDNNFEPNYQILSEKKKLIAEIEKAAKKSEMVWLATDEDREGEAISWHLASLLKLKEDKTKRIVFHEITKNAILEAIKTPRSISNNIVNAQQARRILDRLVGFKLSPVLWKKVKPKLSAGRVQSVAVRLIVDRERDILKFKPTTFYKVVAEFIISGKDNKNAILHADLNKRFDSYEEAKSFLEDSKGAEFTINNIEKKDAKKSPSPPFITSTLQQEASRKLYFSVSQTMRLAQSLYEAGHITYMRTDSLRLSPLAIDSAKETVIEEFGKEYSKPRNFKTKTKGAQEAHEAIRPTNMSIKNISLDSREAKLYNLIWKRTIASQMADAKIEKTNVKIKNSNNPALFIASGEVIKFDGFLKLYIESRDDEESSDKKATLLPPISEGEKLRLQIAKATQRFTRPPFRFTEASLVKKMEELGIGRPSTYAPTISTIQKRDYVIKDYRDGEKRDYKLLFLKNDEVIEEIKTEIFGADKGKLFPCSIGMIVNDFLVEHFSDVIDYNFTANVENEFDKIAEGKQDWQKMISDFYSDFQPSIEKTLKDAERSKGARILGNDPKTGKQVSTRLGRFGPFVQLGERDDEEKPKFAKLKKGQLIETITFKEALELLQLPRIIGKFEDFDVVVNIGRWGPYIDLNRSFYSLPKDDDPYKIELDRAIEVIKEKREREIKKTIKTFDNKGNEIKILHGRYSPYIKYKKKSFRIPKGTEAESLTMEDALVIIEKEMKTKTKAKTKAKTKAKAKTKTKAKAKTKAKTKTKTKAKTEKKK